A window from Labeo rohita strain BAU-BD-2019 unplaced genomic scaffold, IGBB_LRoh.1.0 scaffold_635, whole genome shotgun sequence encodes these proteins:
- the LOC127161395 gene encoding ribonuclease inhibitor-like, producing the protein MFFTLCRLIDCSIGEERCAALISALRSNPSHLRELDLSSNKPGDSGVKLISALLEDPHCKLEKLWLINCSIGEEGCAALISALRLNPSHLRELDLSRNKPGDSGVNLISALLEDPHCKLEKLW; encoded by the exons ATGTTCTTCACTCTCTGCAGGTTGATTGATTGTAGTATTGGAGAGGAACGCTGTGCTGCTCTGATTTctgctctgagatcaaacccctcacacctgagagaactggatctgagcAGTAATAAACCAGGAGACTCAGGAGTGAAGCTGATCTCTGCTCTACTGgaggatccacactgtaaaCTAGAGAAACTATG GTTGATTAACTGCAGTATTGGAGAGGAAGGCTGTGCTGCTCTGATTTCAGCTCTGAGAttaaacccctcacacctgagagaactggatctgagcCGTAACAAACCAGGAGACTCAGGAGTGAATCTGATCTCTGCTCTACTGgaggatccacactgtaaaCTAGAGAAACTATGGTga